A part of Anabas testudineus chromosome 9, fAnaTes1.2, whole genome shotgun sequence genomic DNA contains:
- the mvb12bb gene encoding multivesicular body subunit 12Bb isoform X5, which yields MSASRQDAGRSFDMSELSDQLSADPISAVGVVTSISKAPDGYHVVAQTTDGSDADLWKDGLFKSKVTRYLCFTRKTGPDIVVDVKLIDIKDPLPQGFTPVQETMDTKETATRKRRLCVKISPRSAAETAIYDIQIIAKSKYQLVNYTCVGEINNMALWYRIGDPPQYQSSQEMSSPTTTDAPLNTTSRKTMIRPDSDHHGSGIYTMTALDDVPFVISEKFCDNHKQTQ from the exons ATGTCAGCCAGCCGGCAGGACGCAGGACGAAG CTTTGACATGTCTGAACTGAGCGACCAGCTGTCCGCAGACCCCATCTCCGCAGTTGGAGTAGTCACTTCAATCAGCAAAGCCCCCGATGGCTATCATGTT GTTGCACAAACAACAGATGGCTCTGACGCCGACCTGTGGAAGGACGGCTTATTCAAATCCAAGGTCACACGCTACCTCTGTTTCACCAGAAAAAct GGTCCTGACATTGTTGTGGACGTGAAGCTGATCGACATTAAGGACCCGTTGCCACAGGGCTTCACACCTGTGCAAGAAACAATGGACACAA AGGAAACTGCCACAAGGAAGAGGAGGCTCTGTGTGAAAATCAGCCCTCGTTCGGCAGCAGAGACGGCTATATATGACATCCAGATCATCGCGAAGTCCAAGTACCAGCTTGTTAACTACACCTGTGTAGG TGAGATAAACAATATGGCATTATGGTATCGAATAGGAGATCCTCCTCAGTATCAGTCATCCCAGGAAATGTCCAGCCCAACTACCACTGATGCCCCACTCAACACAACAAG caGGAAGACCATGATCAGGCCGGACTCTGACCACCATGGCAGTGGGATCTACACCATGACAG